One window of the Mycobacterium sp. SVM_VP21 genome contains the following:
- a CDS encoding histidine phosphatase family protein: MRIRRLILLRHGQTEFNAGSRMQGQLDTVLSDLGRAQAEAAAEVLRKRHPLLIVSSDLWRAYDTATVLAEHNGLQVRVDTRLRETHLGDWQGLTHEQVDAAAPGARLAWRDDARWAPHGGESRIDVAERSVPLVRELVAGEPDWGRADHADQPVVLVAHGGLIAALTAALLRLPVENWPVLGGMANASWTQLSGYSDSPDSAQDDFADVRWRLDVWNASAQVAGDVL; this comes from the coding sequence GTGAGGATCCGCAGGTTGATCCTGCTGCGACACGGCCAGACCGAGTTCAACGCCGGCAGTCGGATGCAGGGGCAGTTGGACACCGTTCTCAGTGACCTGGGTCGGGCGCAGGCGGAGGCGGCGGCGGAGGTGCTGCGCAAACGGCACCCGCTGCTGATCGTGTCTTCGGACCTGTGGCGGGCCTACGACACCGCCACCGTGCTGGCCGAGCACAACGGGTTGCAGGTCCGGGTCGACACCCGGCTGCGGGAAACCCATCTGGGTGACTGGCAGGGATTGACCCACGAACAGGTCGACGCCGCCGCACCGGGCGCCCGGTTGGCTTGGCGTGACGACGCCCGATGGGCACCCCACGGCGGGGAGAGCCGCATCGACGTGGCCGAGCGCAGTGTTCCGTTGGTGCGCGAGCTGGTGGCCGGGGAGCCGGACTGGGGCAGAGCCGATCACGCCGATCAGCCGGTAGTGCTGGTCGCCCACGGCGGGCTGATCGCCGCTCTGACCGCGGCGTTGCTGCGGTTGCCGGTGGAGAACTGGCCGGTGCTGGGGGGGATGGCCAACGCCAGCTGGACCCAGCTCAGCGGATACTCCGACAGCCCGGATTCCGCCCAGGACGACTTCGCCGATGTGCGGTGGCGTCTCGACGTCTGGAACGCTTCAGCACAGGTGGCCGGCGATGTCCTCTGA
- a CDS encoding MmpS family protein encodes MGKISVTGMLRRHWIPLVFIVVIAVSSVVVSRLHKVFASEDLNPHAGAGIEIVQFNPKYVAYEAFGPPGTTADINYWDAEANVHQLTGVPLPWTYTVVTVLPAVMANMIVQGNTGEIGCRIKIDDRLLDERRAAGLNAQTFCLVKSG; translated from the coding sequence ATGGGGAAAATCTCGGTCACCGGCATGCTCAGACGCCATTGGATTCCGCTGGTCTTCATCGTGGTCATCGCGGTCTCGAGTGTGGTCGTCAGCCGGCTGCACAAAGTGTTCGCCTCCGAAGACCTCAATCCCCACGCCGGCGCCGGCATCGAAATCGTCCAGTTCAACCCGAAATACGTCGCCTACGAGGCCTTCGGGCCACCCGGCACCACCGCTGACATCAACTACTGGGACGCCGAGGCCAACGTCCATCAGCTCACGGGCGTGCCGCTGCCGTGGACCTACACGGTGGTCACGGTGTTGCCCGCCGTCATGGCCAACATGATCGTTCAGGGCAACACCGGTGAGATCGGCTGCCGAATCAAGATCGACGACCGGCTGCTCGACGAACGCCGCGCCGCCGGCCTGAACGCCCAGACCTTCTGCCTGGTGAAGTCCGGATGA
- a CDS encoding DegV family protein has product MSVVVITDSSACLPLETRDRWGIRTVPLHILLEGADLRDGVDDVPADIYARERVTTSGAGPEELAEIYRNALDYSAGSGVVAVHISSALSGTFGTAAQVAGQIGPGVRVVDSKSAGMGTGFVALAAARAAADGADLNAVAAAADAAVQRGHAYMVVQRLDNLRRSGRIGSAAAWLGTALSLKPLLAVDDGKLVLAQRIRTVSKAVASMIDRVCDVVGDRSAALAVHHVANPQGAQEVAGALAERLPVCEPAVITSLCPTLALHVGAGAVAVCVDVDPVGG; this is encoded by the coding sequence ATGAGCGTCGTCGTCATCACCGATTCGTCGGCCTGCCTGCCGCTTGAGACGCGTGACCGCTGGGGTATTCGCACGGTACCGCTGCACATCCTGCTCGAGGGAGCCGATTTGCGTGACGGTGTCGACGACGTGCCCGCGGACATTTATGCGCGCGAGCGTGTCACCACCTCGGGGGCGGGGCCGGAAGAGCTGGCGGAGATCTACCGGAATGCGCTTGACTACAGCGCGGGCTCTGGGGTGGTGGCGGTGCACATCTCCTCGGCGTTGTCCGGGACGTTCGGCACCGCAGCACAGGTAGCCGGTCAGATCGGGCCCGGCGTGCGGGTGGTCGACTCGAAATCGGCGGGTATGGGCACCGGGTTCGTGGCGCTGGCCGCCGCTCGGGCGGCCGCCGACGGTGCCGACCTGAATGCCGTTGCGGCCGCGGCCGATGCCGCCGTGCAACGCGGTCACGCCTATATGGTGGTGCAACGCCTCGACAATCTGCGGCGCAGCGGCCGGATCGGCAGTGCTGCGGCCTGGCTGGGCACCGCACTGTCGCTGAAACCGCTGCTCGCGGTAGATGACGGAAAACTTGTTCTGGCCCAACGCATCCGCACCGTCAGTAAGGCCGTCGCGTCGATGATCGACCGGGTTTGCGATGTGGTCGGAGATCGCTCAGCGGCGCTGGCGGTGCATCATGTGGCTAATCCACAGGGGGCCCAAGAGGTGGCTGGCGCGCTGGCGGAGCGGTTGCCGGTCTGTGAGCCGGCGGTGATCACCAGCCTGTGCCCGACGTTGGCCCTGCACGTGGGGGCTGGCGCGGTCGCGGTGTGCGTCGATGTCGACCCGGTTGGGGGCTGA
- the rsfS gene encoding ribosome silencing factor, which produces MTATPEAVRMATVAAGAASNKLADDVVVIDVSAQLVITDCFVIASASNERQVNAIVDEVEDKMRLAGYKPARREGTREGRWTLLDYIDVVVHIQHQDERDFYALDRLWKDCPLVPVDLADSAGESAPEDAS; this is translated from the coding sequence ATGACCGCGACACCCGAGGCCGTGCGGATGGCCACCGTGGCGGCCGGCGCCGCCTCGAACAAGCTGGCCGACGACGTCGTCGTCATCGACGTCTCAGCGCAGCTGGTCATCACCGACTGCTTTGTCATCGCCTCGGCCTCCAACGAGCGCCAGGTCAACGCCATCGTCGACGAGGTCGAGGACAAGATGCGCCTGGCCGGCTACAAGCCGGCACGCCGCGAGGGCACTCGGGAGGGGCGCTGGACTCTGCTGGACTACATCGACGTCGTCGTGCACATCCAGCACCAGGACGAGCGGGACTTCTACGCGCTGGACCGGTTGTGGAAGGACTGCCCGCTGGTGCCGGTGGACTTAGCGGACTCAGCCGGTGAGTCGGCGCCCGAGGACGCCTCGTGA
- a CDS encoding PepSY domain-containing protein codes for MHALGKVVRFGAVVIVAALALAGCSGKGTSGASSQESSAPGASWTRPDAPPDPLTLLRAGDLAIAQVPDSVLIFIESQTSDAGTWKARVVTRDGTEHQVKIDSDGVSVLVGPVVTDDSDADKAKRRANVDGTHLDYRSAVERVLRAVPNSSITELSLLDMNGTVVWEADVWDDKLAERDVTVDAATGAVTANRQA; via the coding sequence ATGCACGCTCTGGGAAAAGTCGTCCGATTCGGTGCGGTGGTCATCGTGGCAGCGCTGGCGCTGGCCGGGTGCAGCGGTAAGGGCACGTCGGGCGCGTCCTCGCAGGAGTCGTCGGCCCCTGGGGCGTCGTGGACTCGCCCCGACGCGCCGCCCGATCCGCTCACTCTGCTTCGCGCCGGTGACCTCGCGATCGCGCAGGTGCCGGACAGCGTGTTGATCTTCATCGAGAGTCAGACCAGCGACGCCGGTACCTGGAAAGCCAGGGTGGTCACTCGCGACGGCACCGAACACCAGGTCAAGATCGACTCTGACGGGGTGTCCGTGCTGGTCGGCCCCGTCGTGACCGACGACAGCGACGCCGACAAGGCCAAGCGGCGCGCCAATGTGGACGGCACCCATCTGGACTACCGCAGCGCCGTGGAACGGGTACTGCGGGCAGTGCCCAACAGTTCGATCACCGAGCTGAGCCTGCTCGACATGAACGGCACGGTCGTCTGGGAAGCCGACGTGTGGGACGACAAACTGGCCGAGCGCGACGTCACGGTCGACGCGGCAACGGGGGCGGTCACCGCGAACCGGCAGGCCTGA
- a CDS encoding SDR family oxidoreductase, whose translation MGVYAVTGSASGMGRQAADKLRAVGHTVIGVDLRDAEVVADLSSPTGRSAAADQVLAQCGGRLDGAVMAAGLGPKPGPGMARTIFEVNFRGVVDLLDAWRPALAAAELAKVVVIGSNSSTTIPAVPRRAVRALLAGKTARAVRTVKLLGPAAPSMAYGASKIAVTRWARRHAVTPAWAGAGIRLNVLAPGAIQTPLLDELLAIPQQAKAVQSFPVPVGGYGDPAQLADWMLFMLSDAAEFLCGSVIFVDGGTDAYFRSDDWPRSLGISGVPRYLLRMRSFRATSKP comes from the coding sequence GTGGGTGTGTACGCGGTGACCGGGTCGGCATCCGGCATGGGACGCCAGGCGGCGGACAAGCTGCGGGCGGTCGGTCACACAGTGATCGGGGTCGACCTGCGCGACGCCGAAGTCGTTGCGGACCTGTCCAGCCCGACCGGGCGATCGGCCGCCGCCGATCAAGTGCTGGCCCAGTGTGGCGGCCGCCTCGACGGCGCGGTCATGGCGGCCGGGCTGGGCCCGAAGCCGGGCCCGGGCATGGCCCGCACCATCTTCGAGGTGAACTTCCGCGGGGTGGTGGATCTGCTCGACGCGTGGCGGCCGGCGCTGGCCGCCGCTGAGCTCGCCAAAGTTGTGGTGATCGGCAGCAATTCGTCGACCACCATTCCGGCCGTTCCCCGTCGGGCGGTGCGTGCCCTGCTCGCCGGCAAGACGGCCCGGGCGGTGCGAACGGTGAAGCTGCTGGGCCCCGCGGCGCCGTCGATGGCCTACGGCGCATCGAAGATCGCGGTGACCCGCTGGGCACGCCGGCACGCGGTCACGCCGGCGTGGGCCGGCGCCGGGATCCGGCTCAACGTGCTGGCGCCCGGGGCGATCCAGACCCCGCTGCTCGACGAGTTGTTGGCGATACCCCAGCAGGCCAAGGCTGTTCAGTCGTTCCCGGTGCCGGTCGGCGGGTACGGCGATCCGGCACAGCTGGCCGACTGGATGCTGTTCATGCTTTCGGACGCCGCAGAATTCCTGTGTGGCAGTGTCATTTTCGTCGACGGCGGCACCGACGCCTACTTCCGCAGCGATGACTGGCCACGCAGTCTTGGTATCTCGGGGGTGCCGCGCTACCTGCTGCGGATGAGGTCGTTTCGAGCGACGTCGAAACCCTAG
- a CDS encoding NAD(P)-dependent oxidoreductase → MHVGFIGLGNMGSGMAANLLKAGHAVTAYNRSSAKVATLAQQGATSARTVADTCRGDVVQTMLADDEAVENVALGPDGIVASLPPGGTHISSSTISMALARRLTAAHADAGQSYIAAPVFGRPDAAAAAKLFVIAAGAPAALNLVAPLFDAIGQRTFVVSEQPYTANLVKLSGNFMLATVIESLGETIALVEKAGVDPVTYVDILTSTLFNAPAYATYGDLIARKSFEPAGFAATLGLKDVRLALQAAEELTVPLPLGSLLRDRFLALLANGGGQLDWSAITTLAGRDAGLGG, encoded by the coding sequence ATGCACGTCGGATTCATCGGACTCGGAAACATGGGCAGCGGCATGGCCGCCAACCTGCTCAAGGCAGGTCACGCCGTCACCGCCTACAACCGGTCATCGGCCAAAGTGGCCACCCTGGCACAGCAGGGCGCCACGTCGGCGCGCACGGTGGCCGACACCTGCCGCGGCGACGTGGTGCAGACCATGCTGGCCGACGACGAGGCCGTCGAGAACGTCGCGCTCGGACCGGACGGGATTGTGGCGTCCTTGCCGCCCGGCGGCACACACATCTCCTCGAGCACCATCAGCATGGCGCTGGCCCGGCGGCTCACCGCCGCGCACGCCGACGCGGGGCAGTCCTATATCGCCGCACCCGTCTTCGGCCGGCCTGACGCCGCCGCTGCGGCAAAGCTTTTCGTGATCGCGGCCGGCGCGCCGGCGGCACTGAACCTGGTGGCGCCGCTTTTCGACGCGATCGGTCAGCGCACCTTTGTGGTGTCCGAGCAGCCGTACACCGCCAACCTGGTGAAGCTGTCCGGCAACTTTATGCTCGCCACCGTCATCGAGTCGCTCGGTGAGACCATCGCGCTGGTGGAGAAGGCCGGGGTGGACCCGGTGACCTACGTCGACATCCTCACCTCGACGCTGTTCAACGCTCCGGCGTATGCGACCTACGGCGACCTGATCGCCCGCAAGAGCTTCGAGCCGGCCGGTTTCGCCGCCACCCTCGGGCTCAAGGACGTCCGGTTGGCGTTGCAGGCCGCCGAGGAGCTGACGGTGCCGCTGCCGCTGGGCAGCCTGCTGCGCGACCGCTTCCTGGCCCTGCTGGCCAACGGCGGCGGACAGCTGGACTGGTCGGCGATCACCACCCTGGCCGGGCGCGACGCGGGGCTCGGCGGTTAG
- the nadD gene encoding nicotinate-nucleotide adenylyltransferase, whose product MGGTFDPIHHGHLVAASEVADLFELDEVVFVPTGQPWLKERRVTAAEDRYLMTVIATASNPRFSVSRADIDRGGPTYTKDTLRDLQEQNPDAELYFITGADALATILSWQDWPEMFEMARFVGVSRPGYELNGDHLAEALGSLPPHALTLVEVPALAISSTDCRRRAAESRPIWYLVPDGVVQYVSKRRLYQPTPGDQQ is encoded by the coding sequence GCCAGCGAGGTGGCCGATCTGTTCGAGCTCGATGAGGTGGTTTTCGTGCCAACGGGCCAGCCATGGCTCAAGGAACGCCGCGTCACTGCCGCAGAGGACCGTTACCTGATGACGGTGATCGCCACCGCGTCGAACCCACGGTTCTCGGTGAGCCGCGCCGACATCGATCGCGGCGGCCCCACTTACACCAAAGACACCTTGCGCGACCTGCAAGAACAGAACCCCGACGCCGAGCTCTACTTCATCACCGGTGCAGACGCGCTGGCCACCATTCTGTCCTGGCAGGATTGGCCGGAGATGTTCGAGATGGCGCGGTTTGTGGGGGTGAGCCGGCCCGGCTACGAGCTCAACGGCGACCATCTCGCCGAGGCGCTCGGCTCCCTGCCGCCGCATGCCTTGACGCTGGTCGAAGTGCCGGCACTGGCGATCTCTTCCACCGATTGCCGCCGGCGCGCGGCAGAATCCCGCCCGATCTGGTACCTGGTACCAGACGGGGTGGTCCAGTACGTGTCCAAGCGCCGCCTCTATCAACCGACCCCCGGAGACCAACAATGA
- a CDS encoding SGNH/GDSL hydrolase family protein: MSSDARTPAQARPTLLVFADSLSYYGPTGGLPADDPRIWPNIVASQLDWDVELIGRIGWTSRDVWWASTQDPRAWAALPRAGAVIFATSGMDSLPSVWPTAVRELIRYVRPAWLRRWVRDGYGWLQPRFSPVARAALPPHLTVEYLEMTRGAIDFNRPGIPIVASLPSVHIADTYGRAHQGREPTVRAITAWSREHDVPLVDLKAAVGDEVMSGRANPDGIHWNFEAHRAVADLMLKALSEAGVPGPLV, translated from the coding sequence ATGTCCTCTGACGCACGGACGCCCGCGCAAGCCCGTCCCACGCTGCTGGTCTTCGCTGACTCGCTCTCCTACTACGGGCCCACCGGCGGCCTGCCCGCCGATGATCCACGGATCTGGCCGAACATCGTTGCCAGCCAGCTGGACTGGGACGTCGAACTGATCGGTCGGATCGGCTGGACCAGCCGAGACGTCTGGTGGGCGTCCACCCAGGACCCACGGGCGTGGGCGGCACTGCCCCGGGCCGGGGCGGTCATCTTTGCCACCAGCGGGATGGACTCACTGCCCTCGGTGTGGCCGACGGCAGTGCGTGAATTGATCCGTTATGTGCGGCCGGCCTGGCTGCGGCGTTGGGTCCGAGATGGCTACGGCTGGCTGCAGCCCCGGTTCTCGCCGGTGGCGCGGGCGGCCCTACCGCCGCACCTCACCGTGGAATATCTTGAGATGACTAGGGGAGCAATCGATTTCAACCGTCCGGGTATTCCCATCGTGGCGTCGCTGCCGTCGGTGCACATCGCTGACACCTACGGCCGCGCCCACCAGGGACGGGAACCCACGGTGCGCGCGATCACGGCCTGGTCGCGGGAACACGATGTGCCTCTGGTGGACCTGAAGGCCGCGGTGGGCGATGAGGTCATGAGCGGGCGTGCAAATCCTGACGGCATTCATTGGAACTTCGAGGCGCACCGGGCGGTCGCCGACCTGATGCTCAAGGCCCTGAGTGAGGCCGGCGTCCCCGGCCCGTTGGTATGA
- a CDS encoding MMPL family transporter, with product MLRIFAVPIIIAWIVLTVLVNVLVPQLEVISEEHSAPLAPVDAPSMIASKLVGENFQEYKSNSTVMMVVVGDDELGDAAHHYYDEIVAKLVADKHHVEHAQDFWRDRLTAAGVQSSDAKAAYIMLNLVGNQGMTEANDSVVAVRQAIDDTPAPPGVKAYVAGPAALTADLREIGDSSLVKITLFTIAAIAIMLLIVFRSVSAMLTQLFLTLLELICARGVVAVLGYNDVMGLTTFAVNIMVMLAIAAGTDYGIFLIGRYREARLVGEDRVDAYYTTVRSVTPVVLGSGLTIAGASAMLYFTRLPYFHTMGIPVSVGMLVVVGAALTLGPAMLVVVTSLGLLEPKKAKPGGFWRRAGVSVVRWPGPIAVASLAIIMIGLVALPGFKPGYDDRKYLPADTPVNVAYAAAEKHFSAARMAPDITMVESDHDMRNPADMLVLDRVAKNIMRVVGIGMIQDITRPLGIPLQHSSIPFQLSVSNQLMIQNMKTLKDRIKDIDTISQQLDKDIELLIQMYGYLQEVDRTFDDTAEVTRNTVDVSDRIRDHIAEFDDQFRPLRSYFYWEPHCFDIPMCNALRNTFDATDGIDQLAEQLHYLSDDITKTARLLPQAVELLPAVVDTMRIMRGLVLTVHSTFSAFIDQMEDLSNTQIMMGQSFDDSKNDDFFYLPAEAFDNKDFQTGLRLFMSPDGKSARFFVTHQTYPATAEGIKRVEPERIAAQEALKQSSLADAKVYIGGMAALYEDMQNGAKYDLMIAIVASLTLIFLIMMMITRSLVAAAVILGTASSSIAASFGISVLIWQHIFGQHIYWVTLVLAVIVLLAVGSDYNLLLVSRFEEEIHAGLKTGYIRAMAGSGGVVTSAGMVFAATMGIMFFSDLKAIGMYGTTVAIGLLLDTFVVRAFFMPSIATLLGKWFWWPQVVRPWGPNKNIRGIAAHTPREESTDTDRFATPTQ from the coding sequence ATGCTGCGCATTTTCGCGGTGCCGATCATCATCGCCTGGATCGTGCTCACGGTGCTAGTGAATGTCCTTGTTCCCCAGTTGGAAGTCATCTCTGAGGAGCACTCCGCGCCGCTGGCGCCCGTCGATGCGCCGTCGATGATTGCCAGCAAGCTGGTCGGCGAGAACTTTCAGGAGTACAAGTCCAACAGCACCGTGATGATGGTGGTGGTCGGCGACGACGAACTCGGCGATGCCGCCCATCATTACTACGACGAGATTGTCGCGAAGCTGGTCGCCGACAAACACCATGTCGAGCACGCCCAGGACTTCTGGCGTGACCGGCTGACCGCGGCAGGCGTGCAGAGCTCCGACGCCAAAGCGGCCTACATCATGCTCAACCTGGTAGGCAACCAGGGCATGACCGAGGCCAATGACTCGGTTGTCGCAGTCCGCCAGGCCATTGATGACACGCCCGCGCCGCCCGGGGTCAAGGCCTATGTCGCCGGACCGGCTGCGCTGACCGCTGATCTACGCGAGATCGGCGACTCCAGCCTGGTCAAGATCACGCTGTTCACCATCGCCGCTATCGCGATCATGCTGCTGATCGTCTTCAGGTCGGTGTCGGCGATGTTGACCCAGCTGTTTCTGACCCTGCTTGAGCTGATCTGCGCCCGCGGTGTCGTCGCGGTCCTCGGCTACAACGACGTCATGGGCCTGACCACGTTCGCGGTCAACATCATGGTGATGCTCGCGATCGCCGCGGGCACGGACTACGGCATCTTTCTCATCGGCCGGTACCGGGAAGCCCGGCTGGTCGGCGAGGACCGGGTCGACGCGTACTACACCACCGTTCGCAGTGTCACCCCGGTGGTGCTGGGTTCGGGTCTGACCATCGCCGGGGCGTCGGCGATGCTGTACTTCACCCGGCTGCCCTACTTCCACACCATGGGCATTCCGGTCTCCGTGGGCATGCTCGTGGTGGTCGGCGCCGCGCTCACCCTGGGACCGGCCATGTTGGTGGTGGTGACCAGCCTGGGTCTGCTCGAACCCAAAAAGGCCAAGCCGGGCGGGTTCTGGCGCCGGGCCGGCGTCTCGGTGGTGCGCTGGCCCGGGCCGATCGCCGTGGCCAGCCTGGCCATCATCATGATCGGTCTGGTGGCCCTGCCAGGTTTCAAACCGGGTTACGACGACCGCAAATACCTGCCCGCCGACACCCCGGTCAACGTGGCTTATGCCGCAGCGGAGAAACATTTCTCGGCTGCCCGGATGGCGCCGGACATCACCATGGTCGAATCCGACCACGACATGCGCAATCCCGCCGACATGCTGGTGCTGGACCGAGTCGCCAAGAACATCATGCGGGTGGTCGGGATCGGGATGATCCAAGACATCACCCGCCCCTTGGGAATTCCGCTGCAGCACAGCTCGATCCCCTTTCAACTCAGCGTCTCCAACCAGCTGATGATCCAGAACATGAAGACGCTCAAGGACCGGATCAAGGACATCGACACCATCTCGCAGCAACTCGACAAGGACATCGAGTTGCTGATCCAGATGTACGGCTATCTCCAGGAGGTCGACCGGACGTTCGACGACACGGCCGAGGTCACCCGGAACACCGTGGACGTCTCCGACCGGATCCGCGACCACATCGCCGAGTTCGACGATCAGTTCCGTCCGCTGCGCAGCTACTTCTACTGGGAGCCGCACTGCTTCGACATCCCGATGTGCAACGCGCTGCGCAACACCTTCGACGCCACCGACGGCATCGACCAACTCGCCGAGCAACTGCATTACCTGTCCGACGACATCACCAAGACAGCGCGCCTGCTGCCGCAAGCGGTCGAACTACTGCCGGCCGTGGTCGACACCATGCGAATCATGCGCGGCCTGGTACTCACAGTGCACTCGACGTTCTCGGCGTTCATCGATCAGATGGAGGACCTGAGCAACACCCAAATCATGATGGGTCAAAGCTTCGACGACTCCAAGAACGACGACTTCTTCTATCTGCCGGCAGAAGCGTTCGACAACAAGGACTTCCAAACCGGTCTTCGGCTGTTCATGTCACCGGACGGAAAATCGGCGCGATTCTTCGTCACCCACCAGACCTATCCGGCGACCGCGGAGGGCATCAAACGGGTTGAGCCGGAGCGGATCGCTGCGCAGGAGGCCCTGAAGCAGTCGTCATTGGCGGACGCCAAGGTCTACATCGGCGGCATGGCCGCCCTCTACGAAGACATGCAGAACGGCGCCAAGTACGACCTGATGATCGCGATCGTCGCGTCGCTGACGTTGATCTTCTTGATCATGATGATGATCACCCGAAGCCTGGTGGCCGCAGCGGTCATCCTCGGCACCGCATCCAGTTCTATCGCCGCGTCTTTCGGTATCTCGGTGTTGATCTGGCAGCACATTTTCGGCCAGCACATCTATTGGGTGACGCTGGTGCTGGCGGTGATCGTGTTGCTGGCCGTCGGCTCGGACTACAACCTGCTGCTGGTCTCCCGCTTCGAGGAGGAGATACACGCCGGGCTCAAGACCGGCTATATCCGAGCGATGGCAGGCAGCGGCGGCGTGGTGACCTCGGCCGGCATGGTGTTCGCGGCCACCATGGGCATCATGTTCTTCAGCGATCTCAAGGCCATCGGTATGTATGGCACCACCGTGGCGATCGGGCTGCTGCTGGACACCTTCGTGGTCCGCGCGTTCTTCATGCCGTCGATCGCGACGTTGCTGGGCAAGTGGTTCTGGTGGCCGCAGGTGGTCCGACCGTGGGGTCCCAACAAGAACATTCGCGGGATCGCAGCACACACCCCGCGTGAAGAGTCCACCGACACCGACAGATTCGCCACGCCCACGCAGTAG